A window of Rhodococcus sp. SGAir0479 contains these coding sequences:
- the rsmH gene encoding 16S rRNA (cytosine(1402)-N(4))-methyltransferase RsmH, whose translation MVDGEDDTRSVPGEFGHVPVLLHRADDLLGPAITANDPRGEGAVMIDATLGLGGHSEYFLRTYPGLHLIGLDRDPEAQRIASRRLAPYADRTTFVHTRYDGIVDALAEAGLDSVGTVHAILFDLGVSSMQLDEADRGFAYSVDAPLDMRMDPTVGITAAEVLNTYSHGELARILSTYGEERFAGRVASEIVRRRQKQPFTTSAALVELIYDAIPAATRRTGGHPAKRTFQALRVEVNGELDSLRAAVPAALDALAVGGRVVFMSYQSLEDRVVKQELTPRSKSKTPEGLPVELPGMGPEFRLLTRGAERASEQEIEDNPRAAPVRLRAAERIARRTTA comes from the coding sequence ATGGTCGACGGCGAGGACGACACCCGGTCCGTCCCCGGCGAATTCGGTCATGTCCCGGTGCTCCTGCATCGCGCGGACGACCTGCTCGGACCGGCGATCACCGCGAACGATCCGCGTGGCGAGGGCGCCGTCATGATCGACGCCACGCTCGGACTCGGTGGCCACTCCGAGTACTTCCTGCGGACCTATCCGGGGCTGCATCTCATCGGCCTCGACCGTGACCCGGAGGCGCAGCGCATCGCGTCTCGCCGACTCGCCCCGTACGCCGACCGCACGACGTTCGTGCACACCCGCTACGACGGCATCGTCGACGCGCTCGCCGAGGCCGGGCTGGACTCGGTCGGAACCGTGCACGCCATCCTGTTCGACCTCGGCGTGTCCTCGATGCAGCTCGACGAGGCCGACCGCGGTTTCGCCTACTCGGTGGACGCGCCGCTCGACATGCGCATGGACCCCACGGTCGGTATCACCGCCGCCGAGGTGCTCAATACGTACAGCCACGGCGAACTCGCCCGCATCCTCAGCACGTACGGCGAGGAGCGTTTCGCAGGCCGGGTCGCGTCCGAGATCGTGCGCCGACGTCAGAAGCAGCCGTTCACCACGAGCGCGGCGCTGGTCGAACTGATCTACGACGCGATCCCGGCCGCCACGCGCCGGACCGGCGGGCATCCCGCCAAGCGGACGTTCCAGGCGCTGCGCGTCGAGGTCAACGGCGAACTGGACTCGCTGCGCGCCGCGGTGCCCGCGGCCCTCGACGCGCTGGCCGTCGGTGGCCGCGTGGTGTTCATGTCGTACCAGTCCCTCGAGGACCGCGTCGTCAAACAGGAACTGACTCCCCGCTCGAAGTCCAAGACGCCGGAGGGTCTGCCGGTGGAGCTGCCCGGGATGGGACCGGAGTTCCGGCTCCTCACCCGAGGCGCGGAGCGGGCGTCCGAGCAGGAGATCGAGGACAACCCCAGAGCAGCGCCGGTGCGTCTGCGTGCGGCGGAACGAATCGCGAGGAGGACCACAGCATGA
- the mraZ gene encoding division/cell wall cluster transcriptional repressor MraZ: MFLGTYTPKLDDKGRLTLPAKFRDALAGGLMVTKGQDHSLAVYPREEFTALARRAAAASRSNPQARAFVRGLASGTDEQHPDAQGRITLSADHRRYAGLSKDCVVIGSVDFLEIWDAQAWADYLAEHEESYSQARDEALEGIF, encoded by the coding sequence TTGTTTCTCGGTACCTACACGCCGAAGCTCGACGACAAGGGGCGGCTGACGCTGCCCGCGAAGTTCCGGGATGCGTTGGCGGGAGGTTTGATGGTCACGAAAGGTCAGGACCACAGCCTTGCGGTGTACCCCCGCGAGGAGTTCACCGCACTCGCACGTCGTGCCGCCGCCGCTTCCCGCAGCAATCCGCAGGCCCGCGCATTCGTGCGCGGTCTCGCGTCGGGCACCGACGAGCAGCACCCCGACGCGCAGGGACGGATCACGTTGTCTGCGGACCACCGCCGCTACGCGGGCCTCTCCAAGGACTGCGTGGTGATCGGATCGGTCGACTTCCTGGAGATCTGGGACGCCCAGGCGTGGGCGGACTACCTCGCGGAGCACGAAGAAAGCTACTCACAAGCCAGAGACGAGGCGCTCGAAGGGATCTTCTGA
- a CDS encoding DUF3040 domain-containing protein, with protein sequence MPLSEHEQRMLDQIESALYAEDPKFASTVRGGRMRAPSGKRRLQAVALFVLGLVLLVVGVAVNVRLGEFPIISLIGFVVMFGAGILFLLGNGKSRLAAVPDGDGSAGGSHPRKSHGSKKGGGGFSSRMEDRFRRRFEQE encoded by the coding sequence GTGCCACTCTCCGAGCACGAGCAGCGCATGCTCGACCAGATCGAGAGCGCGCTCTACGCCGAGGATCCCAAGTTCGCGTCGACGGTGCGAGGCGGCCGCATGCGTGCGCCGTCCGGCAAGCGCCGGTTGCAGGCCGTGGCCCTTTTCGTGCTGGGTCTCGTCCTTCTGGTCGTGGGCGTGGCTGTGAATGTGAGGTTGGGCGAATTCCCGATCATCAGTTTGATCGGCTTCGTCGTGATGTTCGGTGCCGGAATTCTCTTCCTGCTCGGCAACGGGAAGAGTCGTCTGGCAGCGGTTCCGGACGGAGACGGTTCTGCGGGCGGATCGCATCCGCGTAAGTCCCATGGGAGCAAGAAGGGCGGCGGTGGGTTCTCCTCCCGTATGGAGGACCGGTTCCGCAGGAGATTCGAGCAGGAATAG
- a CDS encoding SAV_6107 family HEPN domain-containing protein, giving the protein MSDAVSKMRPRSASIVSGARRPGAAPCADGGRSRRGALVRAGALLRRADGLLSESVGAGAPAERFRCAYLAALKGAAAVLAASEGQQAPARRPRSRSAWVLMARTAPQFGEWADYFAAHSALRAAIEAGVDRGVSDVDADRFYAEAGRFLTAVEDFLAEQGADDTYPGISA; this is encoded by the coding sequence ATGTCGGATGCAGTATCGAAGATGCGGCCGCGGTCGGCATCGATCGTGTCGGGCGCGCGGCGTCCCGGAGCGGCGCCGTGCGCGGACGGGGGACGGTCACGCCGCGGGGCGCTCGTGCGGGCGGGCGCACTTCTGCGCCGGGCGGACGGGCTGCTCTCGGAGTCGGTCGGGGCCGGGGCGCCCGCCGAGCGTTTCCGGTGCGCCTATCTCGCGGCGCTCAAGGGTGCCGCCGCGGTGCTCGCGGCGTCGGAGGGACAGCAGGCTCCGGCGCGACGGCCGCGCTCGCGCAGCGCCTGGGTGCTCATGGCGCGTACGGCACCCCAGTTCGGTGAGTGGGCCGACTACTTCGCCGCGCACTCGGCGTTGCGGGCGGCGATCGAGGCCGGCGTCGACCGCGGCGTGTCGGATGTCGATGCCGACCGCTTCTATGCGGAGGCGGGGAGGTTCCTCACCGCCGTCGAGGATTTCCTCGCCGAACAGGGTGCCGACGACACGTATCCGGGGATCTCCGCGTAG
- a CDS encoding GNAT family N-acetyltransferase produces MDSTGSTGASPGERPDPRPDAAAPVVLELSAAEMRARLPEALAIYVAAMGYPRGTEYHRAPLWAEHTRRAGWRAVGAVRSDPADPDRPATLVAIAYGYRGAPDQWWQQQVRHGMQSTGWSRDQIEYVLGNYFELTELHVHPSAQGHRLGERLLHRLLTGRPERGVLLSTPEVAGEDNRAWRLYRRTGFRDVVRHFTFAGDRRPFAVLGRGLPL; encoded by the coding sequence ATGGACTCCACCGGCAGTACCGGCGCGAGCCCCGGCGAGCGCCCGGATCCCCGACCGGACGCGGCCGCGCCGGTCGTTCTGGAATTGTCGGCGGCCGAGATGCGTGCGCGACTGCCCGAGGCGCTGGCGATCTACGTGGCCGCGATGGGCTACCCGCGCGGCACCGAGTACCACCGCGCCCCCCTCTGGGCCGAGCACACGCGACGTGCGGGGTGGCGCGCGGTCGGCGCCGTCCGGTCCGATCCCGCCGACCCGGACCGCCCTGCCACGCTGGTGGCCATCGCCTACGGGTACCGGGGTGCGCCGGACCAGTGGTGGCAGCAGCAGGTTCGCCACGGCATGCAGTCGACGGGCTGGAGCCGCGACCAGATCGAGTACGTGCTCGGCAACTACTTCGAGCTGACCGAACTGCACGTCCACCCCAGCGCCCAGGGACATCGTCTGGGCGAACGACTGCTGCACCGACTGCTCACCGGCCGTCCCGAGCGCGGAGTCCTGCTCTCCACACCCGAGGTGGCGGGCGAGGACAACCGGGCGTGGCGGCTGTACCGCCGTACCGGATTCCGGGACGTCGTCCGCCACTTCACCTTCGCGGGCGACCGACGGCCGTTCGCAGTTCTAGGCCGGGGGTTGCCGCTGTGA
- a CDS encoding phytoene desaturase family protein, with amino-acid sequence MIDTVVVGSGHNALVSACYLAREGWSVEVIERDSVVGGAVSTVERFPGHRVDRGSSAHIMIRHSGIVEELDLAAHGLRYIDCDPWAFAPAPAGSDRPGIVFHRDLDRTCRSIEESCGSADADAYRRFVATWGPRTQRVMRAFAAPPTGGRLLRSFWGLDTAGGAGALSREFLTTGDALLDEYFDSEPLKAALAWFGAQSGPPMSEPGTAPMVGFAALMHTLPPGRAVGGSGALTAALARRLESDGGTVTLGDGVTELRRGDDGWTVVTESGRRIRARTVIAGCHVLTTLDLLERGGYDRETLAGWRRRIRVGPGIGMVLRLGTDALPTYPSAPSEAAATSGLQLLVSDRAQLRTAHGAALAGELPPQPAVLAMSFSGIDPTISPAGEHQVTLWSQWHPYALSGGRSWADLGATEADRIVAGVDALAPGFADSIRHRYVQTPADIEREMGLLGGNVMHVEMSLDQMFMWRPLPELAGHRVPHAEALYLTGASTHPGGGVSGSSGRSAARVALADASGGRLRRALRKTLR; translated from the coding sequence GTGATCGATACCGTCGTCGTCGGATCGGGCCACAACGCCCTTGTCTCGGCCTGCTACCTCGCACGAGAGGGCTGGTCGGTGGAGGTCATCGAACGCGACAGCGTCGTCGGTGGCGCCGTCTCGACGGTCGAGCGGTTCCCCGGACACCGTGTCGACCGGGGCTCGTCGGCGCACATCATGATCCGCCACAGCGGAATCGTCGAGGAGCTCGACCTCGCCGCGCACGGGCTGCGCTACATCGACTGCGACCCATGGGCGTTCGCGCCCGCGCCGGCCGGATCGGATCGTCCCGGCATCGTCTTCCACCGCGACCTCGATCGCACGTGCCGGTCGATCGAGGAGTCGTGCGGCAGCGCGGACGCGGACGCCTACCGGCGGTTCGTCGCGACGTGGGGGCCGCGGACGCAACGGGTCATGCGCGCGTTCGCCGCGCCCCCGACCGGAGGGCGGCTGCTGCGCTCGTTCTGGGGTCTCGACACGGCCGGCGGCGCGGGCGCACTCTCACGAGAGTTCCTCACCACGGGCGACGCCCTGCTCGACGAGTACTTCGACAGCGAACCGCTCAAGGCCGCGCTGGCCTGGTTCGGCGCCCAGTCCGGGCCGCCGATGTCCGAGCCGGGCACCGCGCCGATGGTCGGGTTCGCCGCCCTGATGCACACCCTTCCGCCGGGTCGTGCAGTCGGCGGCAGCGGCGCGCTCACCGCGGCGCTGGCCCGCCGCCTCGAATCCGACGGCGGCACCGTCACACTCGGGGACGGCGTGACCGAACTGCGGCGCGGCGACGACGGGTGGACGGTGGTCACCGAGTCGGGCCGCCGGATCCGGGCGCGTACGGTGATCGCCGGGTGTCACGTGCTGACGACCCTCGACCTGCTCGAGCGGGGCGGGTACGACCGGGAGACCCTCGCGGGATGGCGCCGGCGCATCCGGGTGGGACCGGGGATCGGCATGGTGCTGCGACTGGGCACCGATGCGCTGCCGACGTATCCGAGCGCACCGAGCGAGGCGGCCGCGACGTCGGGGCTGCAGCTGCTCGTCTCCGATCGCGCACAACTGCGGACGGCGCACGGTGCGGCCCTGGCAGGTGAACTGCCGCCGCAGCCGGCGGTACTCGCGATGAGTTTCAGCGGCATCGACCCCACGATCTCCCCCGCCGGCGAGCACCAGGTGACGTTGTGGTCGCAATGGCACCCGTACGCGCTGTCCGGCGGCCGGTCCTGGGCCGATCTCGGGGCGACCGAGGCCGACCGCATCGTCGCGGGCGTGGACGCGCTCGCACCCGGCTTCGCGGACAGCATCCGGCACCGGTACGTACAGACCCCCGCCGACATCGAGCGCGAGATGGGCCTGCTCGGTGGCAACGTGATGCACGTGGAGATGTCCCTCGACCAGATGTTCATGTGGCGCCCCCTCCCGGAGCTCGCCGGGCACCGCGTCCCGCACGCCGAGGCCCTCTACCTGACCGGCGCGTCCACACATCCCGGCGGCGGAGTGTCGGGCTCGAGCGGGCGCAGCGCCGCCCGCGTCGCGCTCGCGGACGCGAGTGGCGGACGGCTGCGGCGGGCGCTGCGCAAGACGCTGCGATGA
- a CDS encoding carotenoid biosynthesis protein, whose amino-acid sequence MSTRSPLVPVSAVVAAAAVGAQIVYPLVDGRVRDVVTVAVVALLAAASIVHAVGTRGGRWAAGMVVTTAGIGLVSEIVGTATGYPYGCYEYAAGRLGWALVDVPLVVPFAWTAGFYPVWCAASLVTRGRVRRIALTTAGVVGWDLYLDPQMVADGQWRWCVTDAGLPGIAHIPLTNYAGWVVVAAGMAVVVDALDRRRRVTPTPRLDAVPIALFLWTWLGSSLAHAVFLDPPELRYSAVYGLLAMGVVGVPLLLRLLRPHRSTDRTESDSSPTT is encoded by the coding sequence ATGAGCACCCGGTCTCCGCTCGTGCCGGTCTCCGCGGTGGTCGCGGCGGCGGCGGTCGGGGCGCAGATCGTCTACCCCCTCGTCGACGGGCGCGTCCGCGACGTCGTGACCGTCGCGGTCGTCGCCCTGCTCGCCGCCGCGTCGATCGTGCACGCGGTGGGCACCCGCGGCGGGCGGTGGGCCGCCGGCATGGTCGTGACCACGGCCGGCATCGGGCTCGTCTCCGAGATCGTCGGGACGGCGACCGGCTACCCGTACGGGTGCTACGAGTACGCGGCCGGACGGCTCGGCTGGGCGCTCGTCGACGTCCCCCTCGTGGTGCCGTTCGCGTGGACGGCCGGCTTCTACCCGGTGTGGTGCGCGGCCTCGCTCGTCACCCGCGGCCGGGTGCGCCGCATCGCTCTCACCACCGCCGGTGTCGTCGGCTGGGATCTGTATCTCGATCCGCAGATGGTCGCCGACGGGCAGTGGCGCTGGTGTGTCACCGATGCCGGGCTGCCCGGTATCGCGCACATCCCGCTCACGAACTATGCGGGATGGGTCGTCGTCGCGGCGGGCATGGCCGTCGTCGTGGACGCGCTCGACCGGCGGCGGCGGGTGACGCCGACGCCGCGTCTGGACGCCGTGCCGATCGCACTGTTCCTGTGGACGTGGCTGGGCTCGTCGCTCGCGCACGCGGTCTTCCTGGACCCGCCGGAGCTGCGGTACTCGGCGGTCTACGGGTTGCTGGCGATGGGTGTCGTCGGCGTCCCGCTGTTGTTGCGGCTGCTCCGGCCCCACCGGAGCACCGACCGCACGGAATCGGACAGCTCCCCCACCACCTGA
- a CDS encoding LppM family (lipo)protein, with protein MQPSSSGPSSRSRSPRVFAAAVLALLLVPLLAGCLRVQVSMGVSADDKVSGQIVAATVPQSDDDKGPQLTPPGSLAGRIRVQEYRKDGYVGTQAFFNGLSFGDVQELGSMYSQTGTALQLALRRAGDQVTLDGRVDLENVPAQGTDVQFTIAFPARVATTNGVREGDSTVTWKLPAGDVSTLRAEVRYADPSTRSFAGWAGMAGGVAIAVAVIVGGMAWATRNRMQPPTPPRDSRPAAPREPRPSSPAR; from the coding sequence GTGCAGCCGTCCTCCTCAGGCCCCTCCTCCCGGTCCCGCTCCCCCCGCGTGTTCGCGGCCGCAGTCCTCGCGCTTCTGCTGGTCCCGCTGCTCGCGGGGTGTCTGCGGGTGCAGGTCTCGATGGGCGTGTCCGCCGACGACAAGGTCTCCGGGCAGATCGTCGCGGCGACGGTGCCGCAGAGCGACGACGACAAGGGCCCGCAGCTCACCCCGCCGGGGTCGCTGGCGGGCCGCATCCGCGTGCAGGAGTACCGCAAGGACGGTTACGTCGGCACCCAGGCCTTCTTCAACGGGTTGTCGTTCGGGGACGTCCAGGAGCTCGGCTCGATGTACAGCCAGACCGGCACCGCACTGCAGCTGGCGCTGCGCCGCGCCGGTGACCAGGTGACGCTCGACGGGCGCGTCGATCTCGAGAACGTGCCGGCACAGGGCACCGACGTCCAGTTCACGATCGCGTTCCCGGCGCGGGTCGCAACCACGAACGGTGTCCGTGAGGGCGATTCGACGGTGACGTGGAAGCTCCCGGCCGGTGACGTCAGCACGTTGCGCGCCGAGGTCCGGTACGCCGACCCGAGCACCCGCAGCTTCGCCGGCTGGGCCGGGATGGCGGGCGGCGTCGCGATCGCGGTCGCGGTGATCGTCGGCGGAATGGCGTGGGCCACCCGCAACCGCATGCAGCCCCCGACTCCGCCGCGCGACTCGCGCCCCGCGGCCCCGCGGGAGCCGCGTCCGTCGAGCCCCGCACGGTGA
- a CDS encoding glycosyltransferase, giving the protein MVRPLRLLDLATRTGTGLALLSAAVAAVNAATLPRLRAATVTEPVTVVVPARDEADRIAALVADLRAQRGLGTLRVLILDDDSSDATADVARRAFDGDGRFALVHGDGPPPQGWLGKNAACRRGADHAARLMDPRHPGVLVFLDADVRVAPGALAAAVGELRRSGAALVSPWPRQDAGSVSERLLQPLLCWSWFAALPVAVANRNTRPSMAVACGQFLVFDAAAYFRLGGHTAVAGSVTEDLDITRALRRRGERTAVAAAQGLASCRMYTGAATLRAGHTRWLWTQFGSPAGAAVVAAVAALGYVLPPVAIVAGRGGTRVWGAVGYAAGVASRLTARTVETGRRPRGTDVADALAHPASVVGLIRLLAASHRDRRRGRLRWKGRSVG; this is encoded by the coding sequence GTGGTTCGCCCGCTCCGCCTCCTCGATCTCGCCACCCGTACCGGAACCGGACTCGCGCTGCTGAGCGCCGCGGTCGCCGCCGTCAACGCCGCGACCCTGCCCCGCCTGCGGGCGGCGACGGTGACCGAACCGGTGACGGTGGTGGTGCCCGCCCGCGACGAGGCCGATCGAATCGCTGCTCTCGTGGCGGATCTGCGCGCCCAGCGCGGACTCGGCACGCTGCGGGTCCTGATCCTCGACGACGACTCCTCCGACGCCACCGCCGACGTCGCGCGGCGCGCGTTCGACGGCGACGGCCGTTTCGCGCTCGTCCACGGCGACGGTCCGCCGCCGCAGGGCTGGCTCGGCAAGAACGCGGCGTGCCGGCGCGGCGCCGACCACGCCGCCCGCCTGATGGATCCGCGGCACCCGGGCGTGCTGGTGTTCCTCGACGCCGACGTCCGCGTGGCGCCCGGCGCGCTCGCGGCCGCCGTCGGCGAGCTGCGCCGCAGCGGGGCCGCTCTGGTGTCGCCGTGGCCGCGGCAGGACGCCGGTTCGGTGAGTGAGCGTCTGCTCCAGCCGTTGCTGTGCTGGTCGTGGTTCGCGGCCCTGCCCGTCGCGGTGGCGAACCGCAACACGCGCCCGTCGATGGCGGTGGCGTGCGGCCAGTTCCTCGTGTTCGACGCCGCGGCGTACTTCCGGCTCGGCGGGCACACCGCGGTGGCGGGCAGCGTCACCGAGGATCTCGACATCACGCGCGCACTCCGGCGCCGGGGCGAGCGCACCGCGGTCGCCGCCGCCCAGGGACTTGCCTCGTGCCGGATGTACACCGGCGCCGCGACCCTGCGTGCCGGACACACCCGGTGGTTGTGGACGCAGTTCGGCTCCCCCGCCGGGGCCGCGGTGGTCGCGGCCGTCGCCGCACTCGGCTACGTACTGCCGCCGGTGGCGATCGTCGCGGGTCGTGGCGGCACCCGAGTCTGGGGCGCGGTGGGCTACGCCGCGGGTGTGGCGTCCCGGCTCACGGCCCGGACGGTCGAGACCGGCCGGCGCCCCCGGGGCACCGACGTGGCGGACGCTCTCGCCCATCCCGCATCGGTGGTCGGACTGATCCGGCTGCTCGCCGCGTCGCATCGCGATCGGCGGCGCGGACGCCTGCGCTGGAAGGGCCGGTCCGTCGGCTGA
- the metF gene encoding methylenetetrahydrofolate reductase [NAD(P)H], producing MTQTPSIVDRIRSSDTSQGGRIPFSVEFSPPRDEAAEERLWRAVRAFERLGPAFVSMTYGAGGSTRDRTVRVTGQIAEETTLLPVAHLTAVGHSIDELRAMCGAYADRGISNVLVLRGDPPGDPLGEWVKHPEGVEYAEELVRLVRDMGDFHVGVASFPEGHYRAPDLDHDTKYLVQKLRAGAEYSITQMFFDVEDYLRLRDRVVAYDPEQGEKPIIPEIMPITSLRSARRSLELSGSRLPEELETRLRRAAGDGPEENRAAVREIGIEVATEMAERLISEGAPCLHFITLNFARATSEVLTNLGMSASAAV from the coding sequence GTGACCCAGACCCCTTCGATCGTGGACCGTATCCGCTCGTCCGACACGTCGCAGGGCGGACGGATCCCCTTCTCCGTCGAGTTCTCGCCGCCGCGCGACGAGGCCGCCGAGGAGCGGCTGTGGCGGGCGGTGCGCGCGTTCGAGCGGCTCGGCCCGGCGTTCGTGTCGATGACGTACGGCGCCGGTGGGTCGACCCGCGACCGCACGGTCCGGGTGACGGGGCAGATCGCGGAGGAGACGACGCTGTTGCCGGTCGCGCATCTCACGGCCGTCGGGCACAGCATCGACGAACTGCGGGCGATGTGCGGGGCCTACGCGGACCGCGGGATCAGTAACGTCCTGGTCCTGCGCGGCGACCCGCCGGGCGACCCGCTCGGCGAGTGGGTCAAGCACCCCGAGGGCGTCGAGTACGCCGAGGAACTCGTGCGCCTCGTGCGGGACATGGGCGACTTCCATGTGGGCGTCGCGTCGTTCCCCGAGGGGCACTACCGGGCACCGGATCTCGACCACGACACCAAGTATCTGGTGCAGAAGCTGCGGGCCGGCGCCGAGTACTCGATCACCCAGATGTTCTTCGACGTCGAGGACTACCTGCGGCTACGGGACCGGGTGGTGGCGTACGACCCCGAGCAGGGGGAGAAGCCGATCATCCCCGAGATCATGCCCATCACGTCGCTGCGGTCCGCTCGGCGCAGCCTGGAGCTGTCGGGGTCGCGGTTGCCCGAGGAGCTCGAGACGCGGCTGCGGCGCGCGGCGGGCGACGGCCCGGAGGAGAACCGGGCCGCGGTACGCGAGATCGGTATCGAGGTGGCGACCGAGATGGCCGAGCGGCTCATCTCCGAGGGCGCGCCGTGCCTGCACTTCATCACGCTGAACTTCGCGCGGGCGACCAGTGAGGTGCTCACGAATCTGGGAATGTCGGCGTCCGCCGCGGTGTGA
- a CDS encoding polyprenyl synthetase family protein, with translation MEAVLSAGAGEFARPTQSTPPLTDLVEASLREFFASRAELVRSVGGGYADAVAALESFVLRGGKRVRPVFAWTGWLGAGGDPAGDQASAVLRAASALELVQACALVHDDIIDASTTRRGFPTVHVEFADQHSAQQWSGGAAEFGRAAAILLGDLALAWADDMVRESGLDHAALTRISPVWSAMRTEVLGGQFLDISNEVRADESVESALRVDRFKTAAYTIERPLHLGAAMAGADDALVAAYRDFGHDIGIAFQLRDDLLGVFGDPEVTGKPSGDDLRDGKRTVLFAVALQQADRTDPTAAALLRESIGTELSEPEIERLRTVITDLGAVDDAEKRIADLTERALTTLDGSDATDESKRLLRDMAVAVTRRDA, from the coding sequence TTGGAGGCAGTTCTGTCCGCCGGAGCCGGTGAGTTTGCTCGCCCGACCCAGTCCACCCCGCCACTGACCGACCTCGTGGAGGCGTCGCTCCGGGAGTTCTTCGCGTCCCGCGCCGAGCTCGTCCGCTCGGTAGGCGGTGGCTACGCCGACGCGGTCGCCGCGCTCGAGAGCTTCGTGCTCCGCGGGGGAAAGCGGGTGCGGCCGGTCTTCGCGTGGACGGGTTGGCTGGGTGCGGGCGGCGACCCGGCCGGTGACCAGGCGTCCGCCGTGCTGCGGGCCGCGTCGGCCCTCGAGCTCGTGCAGGCCTGCGCGCTGGTGCACGACGACATCATCGATGCGTCGACCACGCGACGCGGGTTCCCCACCGTGCACGTGGAGTTCGCCGATCAGCACAGTGCGCAGCAGTGGAGCGGCGGCGCGGCCGAGTTCGGGCGGGCGGCCGCGATCCTGCTCGGTGATCTCGCGCTGGCGTGGGCCGACGACATGGTGCGCGAGTCCGGTCTCGACCACGCCGCGCTCACGCGCATCTCTCCGGTGTGGTCGGCGATGCGGACCGAGGTGCTCGGCGGGCAGTTCCTCGACATCAGCAACGAGGTGCGGGCCGACGAGTCGGTGGAGTCGGCGCTGCGTGTCGACCGGTTCAAGACTGCCGCCTACACCATCGAGCGGCCCCTGCACCTGGGCGCCGCGATGGCCGGCGCGGACGACGCCCTCGTCGCGGCGTACCGGGACTTCGGTCACGACATCGGCATCGCGTTCCAGCTGCGCGACGACCTGCTGGGCGTGTTCGGCGACCCCGAGGTGACGGGCAAGCCGTCCGGCGACGACCTGCGCGACGGCAAGCGGACGGTCCTGTTCGCCGTCGCGCTGCAGCAGGCCGATCGGACGGACCCGACAGCCGCGGCACTGCTGCGCGAGTCGATCGGCACCGAACTGTCGGAGCCGGAGATCGAACGCCTGCGCACGGTGATCACCGACCTGGGTGCGGTGGACGACGCCGAGAAGCGCATCGCCGACCTCACCGAGCGGGCGTTGACCACGCTCGACGGCAGCGACGCAACCGACGAGAGCAAGCGGCTGTTGCGGGACATGGCGGTCGCCGTCACCCGCCGCGACGCCTGA